GTTACATGCGCGACGTAAATGCGGATCACAGTGTACATGTCCTTCCGGTTCAATAAGCGTTTCCTCGAAACGTCCCTCCGCATAAACCACCTCCGCATATTTTAACGAACGATCCGTGAGACGTCGTTATGCATTTGCATCCGGAATACCATATTTTCCAACTGCCTCGCGGAAACGCGTAGCGTACTCGCCTTGACATCATAGCGAGACatctaaaatgtatttttccgGCGTCACTTGACCTCCTTCGCACTTTTCAACCGATTTTCGCTGATGCGCTAAATGCGCTCCTGATAAACATGGATTTTTCCATCGTGTAACTTAGACACGTAACGTGCGACTTTACATATCaacaaatgtatttattcATCTTCAAGCACTTTTTTCCTGTCTGCTCTTCCGTCTCGCAATTAAAGCATTTAATGCGATAACATGCGATCGTCAAAAAATTGTCCTTTTAATTTTGCACGATTAATGCACGACACTATTTTTGCTGAAAACTGaatctttacttttatatctatttaagCCACTGCAGTCAAGAGCAACTGTGTActgaattattgatttttattgatttatgtaTTAACAGCTTAATATTTCGTTTCCCTCTTTcattcttttccttttctctctctctctctctctctctctctctctctctctctctctctctttctggaTATATGTCTGTACATTTGTCGATATTCACATTTGCTTTCTATTCTCAAGCCATATTAATCCTACTTTGCCAATTTGTTCTTCTATAAGCTATTTTATTCCAAGGATCGAAACTGAATCGAATCAAAAAGCAAAATGAAAAGACGCGATAATTTGATGATAATTCGAGGACTCTTTTTAAGATCGTTATCGTTGTAATTCCAGGTACTGTCAAATTCTACGAATCAGTGTTCACGGCCGTTCTATGTTTCGGATAGTCGATCCACCCCCCAGTGTCAGGCAGAACGCCAGCGAGTGGATCTATAAGGTCAGTCCTGACAGTAAAAACGTGCGACCAATGCGAAATTCACCCCGGAGGTCTCTGCCAAATGGGTCACTCCGGtggaaagaagagagagagagagaaagagagagagagagagagagagagagagagagagagagagagagagagagagagagagagagagagagagaaagaaagagtgaAGGTTACGACGACGACGGAGATGTCGCGGAGCCATAAAAGTCGAAACGCTGCCCAACACGAGTGAACGTGTTTGAGACGTAGGGGCTCTAAGCGAATTACCTGGGATCCACACGTGGATCTCAAGGTGCACAGCCTTGAAAAGCTACGACGGCCGTGAAATCGATCGTCCGGCTGCACGATGGTTTCTTGTGCGATCTTGAAACCAATGTCAGTGAGAGGTCGTACAAATCACCTGTCGGCTTCAAACACCGcgacattattttaacaatcacTTGCTTCGACCTTTTTCTCTATCACATGATTCTATGAGGAAATTCgcgatgatatatttatagctCGAATCAACatcaaatttgttttattattaataaattgacaaTATCCGtcgtgatatatttttaaattaattttgatacttTTCGATAGACTGatctcttttaatatataaaaatacatcataataattgatttttaacatGCCAAGTTTTATGGACCTCTTTGGAATTTTGTTGATTAatctcaaattaaaaaatatcgaattaatataaaataataatacgaaaCATATTCTCTcagcaaatataaatacatttatcgGTATTACTGAAAAATCTTAtacattaattcaattaaaaagatattagcCGGAACATATCCTATCGTTTCAATTAGCAATATATTCATCCATTCGTTAGCTCTCTttgttatcttttaaaataatccatGACCTTAATTACCATTATGATATCACGTGTCGGTCGTCATCGTAACTTGCGCTCCAAATTTACACTGATTCCTATCGTTTAATGAAAGATTACCATTTTGTCCTTTATGTAAAAGGTCAAATCGATTCACCATGAAAAGATCACCTTAACAACTTTTACAGGCTTAAAGCATTTAACGTGctcgttaaattttatacctAGGCAAAATGTCACatcacaattaatataaagaaattgccagttattgtaaaataatatcgttaGTGatgcaattttgattttacaacAATTTATTTCGTCGATGTGCTTTAAAAGCATATTGCGCTGTGCCGATTTTCCTCTTTGATTTCTTCTCAATATCAAAGAGTCTATTAAACATTCATATACTTGTTCTCAGATGTTATTTCTCTGGTCGAAGCAGCCAGCTCCGGATCCCAAAGCTCGTCCGTGGTTCGCCTGGTTCGCGACGGCCGTTTTCTTGTGGCGTTGGCGAAGTCGCATCACCAGGGCGATTCTGGCGGCCTCGCCTTTGAGGTTGCTGAGAAGGCGCATCGCCGGCTTGACGATCAATCAGAAAATACCGTCCGCGATGATTTTGAAGCAACAAAAACGACACAGTCTGGCGCAACTGCACAAGCACAAAACCATCAGCATACGTCGGGCGAAACGGCTGTGCACCGGCGACGGTCCGCACATGTCCAGCGCGCTATCCATGATCCAAACCGTGCCGCAGATTCACTATAGAGTCACCAGAAGCGGCCGGGTCTACGGAAGATATCCGAACAAGGTTGCCATTCCGAACGGCAACACTCAAGGAAGCCATTGATACGTCGCGCTAAAATTATCGTGCTCTCAACCGCTGTCCTTGTCTCTGTACAAATCTCATAATCGTCGTGATCGTCGTCGTGTCGTCGACGTAATATTACATTCTCTAAAATAATTgggtaaatatataatgtatcttTCCTCttgacataaaaatttcttttgcaaGAGATATGTTGCTCTTTTAAATTCAACTTAcgcgtaaaaatatgtaaaaaatatcgtattttacgcttttttgcagaatttaattaattgattaattaattgaattctGTGAAAATTCATTGAAGTGTTTTATTCAATGAAATTTAAGAGCggtattaaaaagtttttaattttgctgatTGGTGTTTTCATTGTTGCAcacaaacaaaaatacaatgatatgtaatacataaatatgttttgcgaaacaaaataatatattttcattaatttaacaattaatttggtttacgaaaattaaataatgtctTATTATAATCATAAGTCGTcgacaatttttatgaaataatgaCAATTGCGCGGATAAAGATACTTATATTGTAGGTCAATTGCTGAGTCGCTTTATGATAAAAGcttgcattaaaaaatctgCAAATATGATtacctttttatttcttcaaagCCATTTTTCCCGTTAATTACTACAATCTTCATCCACTCAAgcaaaatgcatttttccCGACTTCTAGACTCAAACATTCTCATGAGGAAGGTCACGTCTTATTCtattcatttctttatattcttcGTATACTTTCAAGAgcaagattatttgataaaatttttttgcaaagagATCATCATGAGATTAatcatttttgaaattgtCATTGTATTGAGTTCTTTATTGAGCAACTAAGAATCAATAAAAGTTAGCTACGTAAGAACATCTAGAGTCGAAGTATTCCAAGTTCTTCAGGCAGTTCCTTTCATTTATGAATGAAATTAATCTAGAactaattttctttcaacagAACTTTAAAGTATCAAcgacttaaaaatttttaatgattaaaactacagatattatatataatattttagtgaatatttatacattttcttttttttttttttgttagaaatattttacgtatagTGTGTACTTGTAATTCGTATATCAATAAGAGAAACAAATTCTCAGTGTTCTCAAACCTAAATTTGTAAGCGGAGCAAAGACGCTTTCGTCCAATTGAAATGATGGAACGTCTAAAAACGTCTTTCCCTAAGCTGTCGCGCGAGTGGTGTATCGCGGAAAAGCGCTCGTTGGCACAACCCAAGTAACAATGAAATGTTGCAGAACTTTCGTATCAGAGATGTGCCAATTTGAGCGGCACAATGCCCGCGGTTTCAGAATGAGTGAACGCATGGAACGTGTGCGTCGTTGAGCAGAATGGAAGGTAACTGTGCCAAATTTAATCATTCAGTAGCAGGCTGCGTCACTGACATCAGCTGCGCTCGTTGCGGGTTATTCTAGGGATTCAACGGGATATAACACTTGTGTAACATGTCATATAATTGCtttaaatttcacaaaacGTGTTACATATCATTATaagagatatattttcttatctcaatcattattttctttagtttcgatttttcaaatcttacGAAGGAACAAGAAGAATAAAGAAATCATcgttacaaaaaatgtattaatatgaatacgcatatatataacattcagaatttttaaatattgcatttgcaaaaagaaaatatttcagatgtccagaaatttttattatggcAAAATGTTTCACCAAAGAATCGCATTTTGTTGAAAGCATTTCACGAGGTTGAAATACAACGacgattaatattatattaattagtaattcAGCATACATACGTTATTAAAAAGCATTCCATTATCGGTACGAATAACGTTATTCAAGtggataatttaaaaactcaAGAATCCAATCTTGATAtttgtgaaagaaaaattctcaTTACGTATTCGGCTTTAATTAAGAACTCGAACGCGTACGAATAGCAGAGTACTCcgtaaaaaatagtttacgGTCGAGTGGATTAACAATTCAAATCGAAGCACACGGCCAGGAGAAATGAATAAGCTAAAATTATCACGAAGGCGGCTGCATTAATATGCGAAGTTCCAGTTTTCCTGTCtcgctttaaataattacccTACGTGACGCCGAAGAAAATTCTCTGATGAACTGCCTAAAGACCTAATTTAAAGTTCTATCTGCTGGAATTAACGTACTGCTGGAATTAATAGCGTACGTAACATCGTACCATCTCATGAGAATGATCGTCGTTTTTCCGACTTTAATCAAAACGGTACGAATAAATTAACGGAGACAGCTTGATGAGCGCATTTAAGGATAATCAATGAAGAGgctaattgattaaatttgtataaaaagccGATATCTGCACAAAATTATtggcattttatttatacaggaaaaataatcattttaacAAACTAACACGTAAAATAATCTCTCggtagataattttattaaatcgctCAAACTGCTTGATTACTCATTGatgtaagaattatataaattaatgtgcattttttaatacttttcgtTATCATCGGTTTCTCTGCTCCTTggattgtttttttatttcgcgaagaattataatataattatcgcaTTCTACtctatatttagtaatatttaagAGTTGGTTAAGTTTGAAACTTCCTGCATCGCAATTTAAATGTTCTTCGACACAGAAATCTGATAAGTCGAATCTGCGAAGTGTAGCGAGGCGGAAACGTCGAAGGCAGCGGACTCGTGGAACCGAGGATCGATAAGAAAATGTCACGAAGACATTCTGTCGAGGACAGCCCTGAGAATACCGATCCGACGATTTCCGCGAACGACTCTTTCCGCTCGCGCGTGTGACAATCCCGAAATCACCGGTTTTCTCGCTGCGCCAAGATTTGCGAGCGAATTCGCCGTGATGACGGCGTACGCGCGGGGCGCTCAGCGTCGCGACGGCAGGGTCGCAGCCTCGAATGCGCCGCGAAAGTGTCCGGGGTGGGAAAGGGTGGATCGGGGGCGGCGCGCAAGCGTCGTCGACGCCGTATCGACGCCTCGACGCCCGGGCCAAGGGAGAAAAGCGGACTTCTCTGCCAGTAGTGGTAGAAGTCCCGGTCGGGGTCGAGCGAGGGTGCGAGTATGTTTGCGCGTGCATAGCGGTGTGCTTTTACGAGTGCATCTCTCGAGTGCTCTTAGCAGAGCAGGAGGAATATATAAGAACGTTGAGGCAGTGCGTCGCGTGATACGTAGAACGACGACGATAAAGACGACAACGGGCGCAACGGACGACGTCTCGGCTGTCGCTGCCAACTCGGCCGGGTTCACAAAGAAAAGTGGCGCGAGAGGGTgcagagggagagagaaagagagagaatatagGAAGCTGTGACAGGCATCGGCGGAGCTGCTGGTGCACGCGATCAGGATGCGACCGAGGAGGTATGTGGTGTCGGTTGAATACGGCTAAAGATGGCAGAAAGTAATAGATGCAACGTGCGGAATATCCGAAATCGGGGCTGCTGCGTGGACCGCGGTGTCGTTATCGTCTTGCCCAATTATGTGGGGATTCGCTCCGAGATAGTCTGATTTGTAGGCATCGTATCGCTTCAGTCTCTCCCTTTCCGTTCCGTTTGCCTGACTGCGACAGTAGGATTCTAAGATGGTATTTCGGAAGCTGCGACTCGGAAAGGCGGGAAGATTGAAGAGTGTTACAAGTCTCTCCTGTAATAGAGTCTTTGCAGCATTCTAGTAATCGAGTGATCCGCAGTGAAAATTTGCGCAGTTATCTACACGGTTCGTTGTAATCGCAAGTCGTATTTTCTCTCAATGAATGCTTCACAAAGATGTTTCCTGCACGTCGAAACGCGTGCAGCTAgcattttcaatgtttttcaGTTAAGTTCTCTGTCGCTCGCTATCACACGTCTTTCGTTCCGCGACCCCTATCGCTAAGCATCACAATCCGTTTTCTGTTCagtaatttttctataattagttaatacattaatttaataatttaataaattcaattgaatttttgttaagcttactaatttataataacatttcacATTTGCACATAATTACGCAGCATTTATCGCTTCACATATAATAATGTCtaacaattgaaattaattaatgttaaatctATGGTAAAAAACttgattcaattttcaataatttaacttaaaGCTGCTACAAAGATATTCCTTTGCTATTAAAACCATTTATTCGcgaataaattcatatattttcgaatCCATACATTTTTACTCATTTTTAGTCCACTAAAAAGTTATTGCAAAGAACCACACTGATAAATGTACACATAAAGGACCGCTAAAATTGTATGTCGCGAACCAAGAACGCGATTTTATCGTTCTGAAAATCTGCGATGTGCATTGACTCGCGCGCGCCCGTTGCTCGTGGATCATCCCTTATCGCGAGACATGCGCATGGATGGGCAAATATTCGGTTAACTAAACAAAAGAGAGTAACCGGTGCTGTGTCGGGCACAGCTTCGCCTGTTCATCATCGTGCATCCCGATAGGAGAGGCGCTCTCGCCCCGACGGTAATTGAAGAGCCCCGTCGGGAAAAGCGTCGTTCCGTGCTTTCTTTTTGTCGGTCGCAATGAGACCGCGCCGTTGATTGCCATCGGATATGAGAATGGATAAAAATAGCAGAGGTTCGAACCTGCGAGGCCGTGTTTTGATCAACCCTCTTATTCTTCGTGTGGTTGTACGGCCGTACATTGGAAACTGAATTAGATTAAAGAATTGAActaaagattaaattagagATTTAAATGAGTTAAGCTACTCCTGCTAGATTTCAGTCTTTATTTATCAGAaaagaaatctaaatattttacagattatttcTGTGTGATTTTCGATAGTTAGGAATTTCTTCGAGTTTTCTGGATCAATTGGTTTTATGAATTGTTACGAATTACTATTGAAAAActagaaataatgaatttttacattCATATTGCTTATTATATCGTGTGACATATTGCAACAATTGTAATATTCATAAGactaatgtttaaaaaataatttttaaaggaTAGAATTAAACGTGGATGTAATGACAGAAGAAGCAACTAAAAATTGATGTGTATTTTCGGCTTAATAGATCTGTATGCCgaagaaaattgtaaatgaaAGTGAAACTGTTGACAATGTATCGAGCGTGAATATTCAACACTGCGTTGTTCGCGCGTGCGATAAGGGAATTAAtggatatataattatatacggTGATTAAATATGATAGATCTCGTTATTATATAGAAGAGCGATGTTGTGGATATAAACATAAGCTGCGATTATTATTAGGCATATAATAGCGTATAAATAGAATTGATAGAGGAGCAAAAAATCAAGATAACTTATCAGCTTGAAATGATTAACACATTAAATCTGATTTGTTACGGTTTTCTGTTATATAACATGGATTACactatagaaattatatatatattcttttcatAGTTATTTATGCTTCTtctattgcataaattattagtGTCAGGATTTGTCATATCTTGCTTTGCTCTTTGTTcgtatcataaatttaattgtaattatattaaagattaaatgattatttttactgtGTTATGATAATTACTTATAAACTTgcttatacaaaatataaaaatacgaaatacgaaatattattctataaaataataaattaataatgattatgcGCTGGAATAGTTCAAATCATCGTTTGACATTTCTGTTGCAATTTCCTGTCTTAATAGGCAAATCTTACATAAGTTTGTCTTCAGTCATGCAAGAACAAGGCAAATGTATGACAGCTTTGCTATATACTGGGTGTCTTGAAATAACCAATACTTTTTAAACTACTTTTATTTGATCAATTTAAAGCTGATTTTTCTCtgataagaaattgaaaaagacaattgctacaaatttttaacattgcatttaaaaagttggtaactaaatttttaattaattctgttcaaataaaattcatctTAAAATtagctaataaatattttttattagtcatTTGCTTTACTAAAGCTTACTTagattatgatttttatttttaattgtgactaaaatttaacattaataccGCAGCATTTTTGTTAAGCAGACAAAATATcgttgaaaaaatacaaatagcCAAACAAATATAGCTATAAAGATATCCTTTAGTTTCGATTATTAAGACGCCTCATACGTTCTTATAATAAAGAGAAAGTAAGTTATTACATTGTAAGGCGATTTTACACTTTAATAAAGACCGTATTGATTGGCGCGTTGATTGACATGTTTTCGGTCGACATATTCGAACTTTCCTTATTTTACTCCATTAAGCAATCAATATTTCGATTAAAgtaatagattaaaataatggaaataaaattaattgttttataattttataataacaatttctatattatatttattaagcaTCAATACTTATAAatcatacaaatattaaattattcgaatattctcaattttatggactgaaaatcaaattatatccACATTTCTGACTTTATCAAGTAGATATCGATCACGTTgggatattaatatatacgtaCAGTAAACTATACATCAAGGAAACAAGCGAAATTGTTTCCTCATAAAGCCTGATACATTTTTGTTCGATCAATGTTACTGCGCCGCAGAGAAAATTATAGACGATTATTTTGCGTTCCAACAGTTTTGCCAATCGACATTTGTACTGTAAGCTTTTTTATGTTTGctaaaagaagaataaaattaaaaaattgacaacGGAATGACGCGTTATCGAAAACCGACCAGTAGCGGCGAAGCGAGAGACCAGCGAGCGCAGCAACGTAATTGTTTAAGCCATAATACACTCGGGGCTTCATTAAGCTGCTTTTCATGTAACAAAGTCTCGAGCGTTGCGTGTCGGTGCTTACGACGCGTTGCTTATAATTAAGCAGGCATTATGGACGATAATTACGACATGTATCGATCTTCGAGTTGATTACATCGCTTTCATGTGGGTAACCGCCCACACGTCGGTCAGAGTTGCAACTGGTTTTGAATTGTTGCTGGTTGTGAGTTTGTTAAAAGGCCAATCTAATGGAAAACATGATATAATGCCGTGGGAAATGTCCAGTCAAAGATTTAAACTTGTCGAGCTTAATCTcgaaatttaacaaattgtatCTTCGATGCtctttatttcacaaaaacgTACGACAGTACAATCGACACTGACtgtgagattttttttttaatcagttAGCAATCATATAACTTtatacatttctaaataatgaataagtaaatagaaaagaaattgcaaCGGCGAGAATTGCCACGCTTTTTCATTACATTGTCAACGGTGTCACGTGTTATCGCATCACCTCATCGTACACAAAGTGCGGCAGCTCCACTTTAATTCGGGAAACGCGATGGTCTCGGCACGATGTTACACGATACACCCCTCCATTCAGGATCGACTTAGCTAAATTATGAATGGCGATCGATACCTAGGGAGGGAAAGCGTTGTGCGAGTCGTTTGCGGA
This genomic window from Linepithema humile isolate Giens D197 chromosome 5, Lhum_UNIL_v1.0, whole genome shotgun sequence contains:
- the LOC105676047 gene encoding uncharacterized protein isoform X2, which encodes MFRIVDPPPSVRQNASEWIYKMLFLWSKQPAPDPKARPWFAWFATAVFLWRWRSRITRAILAASPLRLLRRRIAGLTINQKIPSAMILKQQKRHSLAQLHKHKTISIRRAKRLCTGDGPHMSSALSMIQTVPQIHYRVTRSGRVYGRYPNKVAIPNGNTQGSH
- the LOC105676047 gene encoding uncharacterized protein isoform X1, with protein sequence MRITVYCQILRISVHGRSMFRIVDPPPSVRQNASEWIYKMLFLWSKQPAPDPKARPWFAWFATAVFLWRWRSRITRAILAASPLRLLRRRIAGLTINQKIPSAMILKQQKRHSLAQLHKHKTISIRRAKRLCTGDGPHMSSALSMIQTVPQIHYRVTRSGRVYGRYPNKVAIPNGNTQGSH